One Nocardioidaceae bacterium SCSIO 66511 genomic window carries:
- a CDS encoding DUF2786 domain-containing protein, whose protein sequence is MDGPAIAKTVLSWVVIEVQRSPRIAKDVADAVVKLASRTGREVMSDAITDCLSYVLASAVESGWAPTDLYEVVRRRGEEQQLPILSWLLHAETERHAGGPSSPSWYDDLNRLPHPKTPELLSPSDLTIVFGLLAVLVALPPIEHTVTILGSSRTGRSGEAAASSSKHLTRVRALLAKAESTESAEEAEALSAKAQELISRYALTQLLDEPVDDADRSRVSVRRIWIDAPYVSAKADLIHQVSMANRCRAVFTEKLEFVTVLGAAGDIDAVELMTASLLVQAQTAMLAHGSRSDGWGTSRTRSFRRSFLLAYADRIGQRLRAAAAEVVRETGDEKALVPVLRRHEAQVDAACADLFPHLSKGRRSSVSNAEGLAAGRAAADLASLNAHKNVTAAQ, encoded by the coding sequence GGTCATCGAGGTGCAGCGGTCGCCGCGGATCGCCAAAGACGTGGCCGATGCGGTGGTGAAGCTCGCGAGCCGCACCGGTCGCGAGGTGATGAGCGATGCGATCACCGACTGCCTCAGTTACGTGCTCGCGTCGGCCGTGGAGAGCGGCTGGGCGCCGACGGACCTGTACGAGGTGGTCCGACGCCGGGGCGAGGAGCAACAGCTGCCGATCCTGTCTTGGCTACTGCATGCCGAGACCGAGAGGCATGCTGGCGGACCGAGCTCGCCGTCGTGGTACGACGACCTCAACCGACTCCCCCACCCGAAGACACCGGAGTTGCTGTCGCCATCCGACCTGACGATCGTCTTCGGGCTTCTCGCGGTTCTCGTGGCGCTTCCTCCGATCGAGCACACGGTCACGATCTTGGGCTCATCGCGAACCGGCCGGTCGGGTGAGGCTGCGGCGTCCAGCTCCAAACACCTGACGCGCGTACGTGCGCTCCTTGCGAAGGCAGAGTCGACCGAATCGGCTGAAGAAGCCGAGGCGCTGTCGGCGAAGGCGCAGGAGCTGATCAGCCGGTACGCGCTCACCCAGTTGCTCGACGAGCCGGTCGACGATGCCGATCGGAGCCGCGTGAGCGTGCGGCGCATCTGGATAGACGCGCCGTACGTTTCCGCGAAGGCCGATCTGATCCACCAGGTGTCCATGGCCAATCGCTGCCGCGCGGTGTTCACCGAGAAGTTGGAGTTCGTGACGGTGCTCGGTGCGGCCGGCGATATCGACGCGGTCGAGCTGATGACCGCATCGCTGCTCGTGCAAGCGCAGACGGCGATGCTCGCGCACGGGAGTCGAAGTGACGGGTGGGGCACGTCGCGCACCCGATCGTTCCGACGTTCGTTCCTGCTCGCGTACGCGGACCGCATCGGTCAGCGCCTACGCGCAGCGGCCGCCGAGGTCGTGCGCGAGACCGGCGACGAGAAGGCACTGGTGCCGGTACTCAGACGTCACGAAGCCCAGGTCGATGCGGCGTGCGCCGACCTGTTCCCGCACCTCAGCAAGGGCAGACGCTCATCGGTCAGCAATGCCGAGGGTCTGGCGGCCGGCCGAGCGGCGGCCGATCTCGCCAGTCTGAACGCGCACAAGAACG